Proteins found in one Triticum urartu cultivar G1812 chromosome 4, Tu2.1, whole genome shotgun sequence genomic segment:
- the LOC125551139 gene encoding protein HGV2-like, translating to MDSSSDNFVAPVDERQDPPLPNPSEEEAGGEEKEGGEEKTLERAEELFDKGSKAIEEGDFVVAVDCLSRALEIRVERYGELASECASTYYKYGCALLYKSQEETDPLGNVPKSAPDEEPAKSITNKDSGNSKASSSNVKDDDPSSDKGGLEEGQNSNEKDQEDVDGESDKDGDEMAGEEDDSDLDLAWKMLDIARAIVEKNPDNTMEKVNIFSALAEVSMEREDIDNSLGDYFKALAILEHLVEPDHRRIVELHFRICLVYELASKIADAIPYCAKAVSLCKSRLESLKKAKETLLADKGDSASTADGDSKKLSIEDELEVVTGILPDLEKKLEDLEQAMATPSSEIEEIMKSIAAKAGFMQKAGNAVAPRAASLTSSQMGGVNNGFDSPTMSTAATSGSTGSTVTDLGVVGRGIKRANIKPISAEPCSKRLAADDSLSVKCDSSNNSDVHPTVQDGEGSVSK from the exons atggACTCCTCCTCCGATAACTTCGTGGCGCCGGTAGACGAGCGCCAGGACCCACCGCTCCCGAACCCTAGCGAGGAGGAGGCGGGCGGTGAGGAGAAAGAGGGGGGAGAGGAGAAAACCCTAGAGCGGGCGGAGGAGCTGTTTGACAAGGGGTCCAAGGCCATCGAGGAGGGGGACTTCGTCGTCGCCGTCGACTGCCTCAGCCGCGCCCTCGAGATCAG GGTTGAACGTTATGGAGAACTTGCTTCAGAGTGTGCTAGCACGTATTATAAATATGGATGTGCCTTGCTATACAAATCACAGGAGGAGACCGATCCTTTGGGTAATGTTCCAAAGAGTGCACCAGATGAAGAACCAGCGAAGAGCATAACAAATAAAGATAGTGGAAACTCAAAGGCATCCAGCAGCAATGTCAAAGATGACGATCCATCTTCAGACAAAGGTGGTCTTGAAGAAG GTCAAAACTCAAATGAGAAAGATCAGGAGGATGTAGATGGTGAGAGTGACAAGGATGGTGATGAGATGGCGGGAGAAGAAGATGATTCTGATTTGGATCTAGCCTGGAAAATGTTAGATATTGCAAGGGCAATAGTGGAGAAGAACCCAGACAACACTATGGAGAAAGTGAATATCTTTTCTGCTCTAGCTGAAGTCTCCATGGAAAGAG AGGACATAGACAACTCACTTGGTGACTACTTCAAAGCTTTGGCCATCTTGGAGCATTTGGTTGAGCCTGACCATCGTCGAATTGTTGAACT ACACTTCCGCATTTGTTTGGTCTATGAGTTGGCATCTAAGATTGCAGATGCGATCCCATATTGTGCAAAGGCTGTTTCATTGTGCAAGTCACGTTTAGAGAGCCTGAAAAAAGCGAAGGAAACCTTGTTGGCTGATAAAGGTGACAGTGCATCTACTGCTGATGGAGACTCAAAGAAATTGTCTATTGAAGATGAGCTGGAGGTTGTTACTGGTATATTGCCTGACCTTGAGAAGAAG CTTGAAGACCTGGAGCAAGCAATGGCAACCCCAAGCTCTGAAATAGAGGAGATTATGAAAAGCATTGCCGCAAAGGCAGGGTTTATGCAGAAGGCTGGCAATGCTGTGGCGCCAAGAGCTGCATCTTTGACTTCTTCACAAATGGGTGGAGTAAACAATGGCTTTGACTCCCCAACGATGTCTACAGCAGCAACATCTGGAAGCACTGGAAGTACTGTTACCGACCTCGGTGTTGTAGGCAGAGGCATCAAGCGAGCTAATATCAAGCCTATTTCTGCTGAGCCTTGTTCGAAGAGACTGGCAGCAGATGATTCACTGTCTGTGAAATGCGACAGCAGCAACAACTCAGATGTTCACCCCACGGTGCAAGATGGCGAGGGTTCCGTATCAAAGTAG